The following nucleotide sequence is from Triticum dicoccoides isolate Atlit2015 ecotype Zavitan chromosome 7B, WEW_v2.0, whole genome shotgun sequence.
GATTTTGATGTTATTGAGAATCATCAGTCAACTGTGGATTATTCTCTTCCTCAGATATCTCACATTAAGAATGAAGATTTCAAGTATCTCACAATGCTTGATAGGAATTACGAGTCTAGGAAAAATTTCGGGGTTTTACCAGTAAGCATCATATACTGTATATCGTTTGTTGACTTATCTTTTTAGTTCCAGTATTTATTTTCATCATTTTTTCAACTACAATTTATAGCTGCGAGACATATCACGCACCCCCCCCTATGCCAATGTGGCGCCTGTTAACAATGCTCCTGATGTTGTTGCTGTGTTTCATTTAGTTCCTAATGTGGAGGTATTTGTTATGAGTAGAATCGTTTATTTCTATCTggtttcttctttgttgtcttttTATCTTATATAGCTAAACATTTATTCGTAATGTCAAATGTAGGTCAACAATGCCAATAGTGTTCCTGAAGCTCTCAATGAGGACACGTCAATTGATTCAAAAAGTCCACGTATCATTTCAGAAGGTCCCTGTTGCACTGCAAAAGTTGAACAAAACGTAAAAGTGAAACAAGAGCCACATTTGAAATCAGAGGTATTTTTTTCGTACTGTGCCTTTCTTAGTTCCTATCTATGTGTTTTCTTGAAAGAAGTGTCATGTTTACTAAGAATTGTATAATCCAGGTTCCCTCCCAAGATGTCGTTAAGCAGGAGCCAATCGGACCGAAATTTGAGGTATTTGTTTTGTATTGCTcattatgtgtgtgtgtgcgctatCTTTGTTTATCTCATGCTTTCATTTTTGGCTTGAATTCTGTGTTTTTCCTTATGTCCAGAACATTTCTGTCCTGAATTCTGTGTACCAAACACCAATTTTTCCTGTTCATGGTACATCTCTGAATACCAACTCTGTTGAGCAAGCAACTACTTCACAACCTAAGGTCTGCTTGAAGTGTTTCAATTTTTTCCCAATCCTAATTTTGATTGAACTTACAACAACATTTCAACTTCCTTTCTCAGCAGGAA
It contains:
- the LOC119335473 gene encoding uncharacterized protein LOC119335473; translation: MREESESHFEMIMNRPSVEEMNKASYIGGCLPIWGIIYLDFVDFDVIENHQSTVDYSLPQISHIKNEDFKYLTMLDRNYESRKNFGVLPLRDISRTPPYANVAPVNNAPDVVAVFHLVPNVEVNNANSVPEALNEDTSIDSKSPRIISEGPCCTAKVEQNVKVKQEPHLKSEVPSQDVVKQEPIGPKFENISVLNSVYQTPIFPVHGTSLNTNSVEQATTSQPKQEEKFLSTEAADIIFSSGVNAKKKFYND